From Suricata suricatta isolate VVHF042 chromosome 1, meerkat_22Aug2017_6uvM2_HiC, whole genome shotgun sequence, a single genomic window includes:
- the GOT1L1 gene encoding putative aspartate aminotransferase, cytoplasmic 2 isoform X1, with amino-acid sequence MPTLSVFLDVPLAQKPEDSLLKTYKQDDYLNKMFLAHRVCMTSQGQPWVSSVVHKVRLQIAQDPSLNYEYMPVTGMQSFIQASLKLLFGKHNPVIAENRVGGVHTVGDNGAFQLGAQFLKIWHQDSQIVYIISSKKEPHGLVFQDIGFKVSEHSFWDSKKLCMDSNALLNVVEEAPHGCIFVIGNIGDCKLTQSQWARLMASMKRKQIFPFFDIPYQGFSTGDLEEDTRFLRYFVSRGFEFFCSQSLSKTFGIYDEGVGVLVVVALNNQLLLRVLSQLMTLTQALWRNPPTMGARIITSILCNPALHEEWKHSLKGLVGDIMLVKEKVKEKLRLLGTPGSWDHITNQNGPHSYLGLNSKQVEYLVKEKHIYIHKNGRINFTCINACNIDYITQSINEAVLSTKGSP; translated from the exons ATGCCCACCCTTTCAGTGTTCTTAGATGTGCCCCTCGCCCAGAAGCCAGAGGACAGCTTATTAAAGACCTACAAGCAAGATGATTATCTTAACAAGATGTTCCTGGCCCACAGAG TCTGCATGACTAGCCAAGGCCAGCCCTGGGTTTCTTCCGTGGTGCACAAGGTCCGACTGCAGATCGCACAGGATCCCTCTCTGAACTATGAGTACATGCCGGTGACGGGCATGCAATCGTTCATCCAGGCCTCCTTGAAACTCCTCTTCGGCAAGCACAACCCAGTCATTGCGGAGAACCGG GTAGGGGGTGTGCACACTGTTGGTGACAATGGTGCCTTCCAACTTGGGGCCCAGTTCCTCAAAATTTGGCATCAAGATTCTCAAATAGtttacattatttcttctaaaaaag AGCCACATGGACTCGTCTTCCAGGACATAGGCTTTAAAGTGTCCGAACactccttctgggactccaagAAGCTGTGCATGGACTCCAACGCGCTTCTAAATGTGGTAGAG GAGGCCCCACATGGCTGCATCTTTGTGATCGGGAACATTGGTGACTGCAAGCTGACGCAAAGTCAGTGGGCAAGGTTGATGGCCAGCATGAAG AGGAAGCAGATATTCCCATTTTTTGATATTCCCTATCAAGGCTTCTCCACTGGGGACCTAGAAGAAGATACTAGATTCTTACGATACTTTGTGTCTCGAGGCTTTGAGTTCTTCTGCAGCCAGTCTCTGTCCAAGACTTTTGGCATCTATG ATGAAGGAGTGGGGGTCCTGGTCGTGGTGGCCCTCAACAACCAGCTCCTGCTGCGCGTCCTCTCCCAGCTGATGACACTCACCCAGGCCCTGTGGCGAAACCCTCCTACTATGGGCGCTCGCATTATCACCTCCATCCTCTGTAACCCTGCTCTTCATGAAGAATG GAAGCACAGCCTGAAAGGACTTGTAGGGGACATCATGCTGGTCAAGGAAAAGGTGAAGGAGAAGCTCCGGCTCCTGGGAACCCCTGGCTCCTGGGATCACATCACAAATCAGAATGGGCCCCATAGCTATCTTGGACTCAACT CCAAACAGGTGGAATACCTGGTCAAGGAAAAGCATATCTACATCCACAAGAATGGCCGGATCAACTTCACTTGTATCAATGCCTGCAATATAGATTACATCACTCAGAGCATCAATGAAGCTGTCCTCTCCACCAAGGGCTCACCGTAA
- the GOT1L1 gene encoding putative aspartate aminotransferase, cytoplasmic 2 isoform X6, with amino-acid sequence MPTLSVFLDVPLAQKPEDSLLKTYKQDDYLNKMFLAHRGLLETPLRQAQPSHCGEPEPHGLVFQDIGFKVSEHSFWDSKKLCMDSNALLNVVEEAPHGCIFVIGNIGDCKLTQSQWARLMASMKRKQIFPFFDIPYQGFSTGDLEEDTRFLRYFVSRGFEFFCSQSLSKTFGIYDEGVGVLVVVALNNQLLLRVLSQLMTLTQALWRNPPTMGARIITSILCNPALHEEWKHSLKGLVGDIMLVKEKVKEKLRLLGTPGSWDHITNQNGPHSYLGLNSKQVEYLVKEKHIYIHKNGRINFTCINACNIDYITQSINEAVLSTKGSP; translated from the exons ATGCCCACCCTTTCAGTGTTCTTAGATGTGCCCCTCGCCCAGAAGCCAGAGGACAGCTTATTAAAGACCTACAAGCAAGATGATTATCTTAACAAGATGTTCCTGGCCCACAGAG GCCTCCTTGAAACTCCTCTTCGGCAAGCACAACCCAGTCATTGCGGAGAACCGG AGCCACATGGACTCGTCTTCCAGGACATAGGCTTTAAAGTGTCCGAACactccttctgggactccaagAAGCTGTGCATGGACTCCAACGCGCTTCTAAATGTGGTAGAG GAGGCCCCACATGGCTGCATCTTTGTGATCGGGAACATTGGTGACTGCAAGCTGACGCAAAGTCAGTGGGCAAGGTTGATGGCCAGCATGAAG AGGAAGCAGATATTCCCATTTTTTGATATTCCCTATCAAGGCTTCTCCACTGGGGACCTAGAAGAAGATACTAGATTCTTACGATACTTTGTGTCTCGAGGCTTTGAGTTCTTCTGCAGCCAGTCTCTGTCCAAGACTTTTGGCATCTATG ATGAAGGAGTGGGGGTCCTGGTCGTGGTGGCCCTCAACAACCAGCTCCTGCTGCGCGTCCTCTCCCAGCTGATGACACTCACCCAGGCCCTGTGGCGAAACCCTCCTACTATGGGCGCTCGCATTATCACCTCCATCCTCTGTAACCCTGCTCTTCATGAAGAATG GAAGCACAGCCTGAAAGGACTTGTAGGGGACATCATGCTGGTCAAGGAAAAGGTGAAGGAGAAGCTCCGGCTCCTGGGAACCCCTGGCTCCTGGGATCACATCACAAATCAGAATGGGCCCCATAGCTATCTTGGACTCAACT CCAAACAGGTGGAATACCTGGTCAAGGAAAAGCATATCTACATCCACAAGAATGGCCGGATCAACTTCACTTGTATCAATGCCTGCAATATAGATTACATCACTCAGAGCATCAATGAAGCTGTCCTCTCCACCAAGGGCTCACCGTAA
- the GOT1L1 gene encoding putative aspartate aminotransferase, cytoplasmic 2 isoform X5, whose amino-acid sequence MIILTRCSWPTEASLKLLFGKHNPVIAENRVGGVHTVGDNGAFQLGAQFLKIWHQDSQIVYIISSKKEPHGLVFQDIGFKVSEHSFWDSKKLCMDSNALLNVVEEAPHGCIFVIGNIGDCKLTQSQWARLMASMKRKQIFPFFDIPYQGFSTGDLEEDTRFLRYFVSRGFEFFCSQSLSKTFGIYDEGVGVLVVVALNNQLLLRVLSQLMTLTQALWRNPPTMGARIITSILCNPALHEEWKHSLKGLVGDIMLVKEKVKEKLRLLGTPGSWDHITNQNGPHSYLGLNSKQVEYLVKEKHIYIHKNGRINFTCINACNIDYITQSINEAVLSTKGSP is encoded by the exons ATGATTATCTTAACAAGATGTTCCTGGCCCACAGAG GCCTCCTTGAAACTCCTCTTCGGCAAGCACAACCCAGTCATTGCGGAGAACCGG GTAGGGGGTGTGCACACTGTTGGTGACAATGGTGCCTTCCAACTTGGGGCCCAGTTCCTCAAAATTTGGCATCAAGATTCTCAAATAGtttacattatttcttctaaaaaag AGCCACATGGACTCGTCTTCCAGGACATAGGCTTTAAAGTGTCCGAACactccttctgggactccaagAAGCTGTGCATGGACTCCAACGCGCTTCTAAATGTGGTAGAG GAGGCCCCACATGGCTGCATCTTTGTGATCGGGAACATTGGTGACTGCAAGCTGACGCAAAGTCAGTGGGCAAGGTTGATGGCCAGCATGAAG AGGAAGCAGATATTCCCATTTTTTGATATTCCCTATCAAGGCTTCTCCACTGGGGACCTAGAAGAAGATACTAGATTCTTACGATACTTTGTGTCTCGAGGCTTTGAGTTCTTCTGCAGCCAGTCTCTGTCCAAGACTTTTGGCATCTATG ATGAAGGAGTGGGGGTCCTGGTCGTGGTGGCCCTCAACAACCAGCTCCTGCTGCGCGTCCTCTCCCAGCTGATGACACTCACCCAGGCCCTGTGGCGAAACCCTCCTACTATGGGCGCTCGCATTATCACCTCCATCCTCTGTAACCCTGCTCTTCATGAAGAATG GAAGCACAGCCTGAAAGGACTTGTAGGGGACATCATGCTGGTCAAGGAAAAGGTGAAGGAGAAGCTCCGGCTCCTGGGAACCCCTGGCTCCTGGGATCACATCACAAATCAGAATGGGCCCCATAGCTATCTTGGACTCAACT CCAAACAGGTGGAATACCTGGTCAAGGAAAAGCATATCTACATCCACAAGAATGGCCGGATCAACTTCACTTGTATCAATGCCTGCAATATAGATTACATCACTCAGAGCATCAATGAAGCTGTCCTCTCCACCAAGGGCTCACCGTAA
- the GOT1L1 gene encoding putative aspartate aminotransferase, cytoplasmic 2 isoform X2 — protein MPTLSVFLDVPLAQKPEDSLLKTYKQDDYLNKMFLAHRVCMTSQGQPWVSSVVHKVRLQIAQDPSLNYEYMPVTGMQSFIQASLKLLFGKHNPVIAENRVGGVHTVGDNGAFQLGAQFLKIWHQDSQIVYIISSKKEPHGLVFQDIGFKVSEHSFWDSKKLCMDSNALLNVEAPHGCIFVIGNIGDCKLTQSQWARLMASMKRKQIFPFFDIPYQGFSTGDLEEDTRFLRYFVSRGFEFFCSQSLSKTFGIYDEGVGVLVVVALNNQLLLRVLSQLMTLTQALWRNPPTMGARIITSILCNPALHEEWKHSLKGLVGDIMLVKEKVKEKLRLLGTPGSWDHITNQNGPHSYLGLNSKQVEYLVKEKHIYIHKNGRINFTCINACNIDYITQSINEAVLSTKGSP, from the exons ATGCCCACCCTTTCAGTGTTCTTAGATGTGCCCCTCGCCCAGAAGCCAGAGGACAGCTTATTAAAGACCTACAAGCAAGATGATTATCTTAACAAGATGTTCCTGGCCCACAGAG TCTGCATGACTAGCCAAGGCCAGCCCTGGGTTTCTTCCGTGGTGCACAAGGTCCGACTGCAGATCGCACAGGATCCCTCTCTGAACTATGAGTACATGCCGGTGACGGGCATGCAATCGTTCATCCAGGCCTCCTTGAAACTCCTCTTCGGCAAGCACAACCCAGTCATTGCGGAGAACCGG GTAGGGGGTGTGCACACTGTTGGTGACAATGGTGCCTTCCAACTTGGGGCCCAGTTCCTCAAAATTTGGCATCAAGATTCTCAAATAGtttacattatttcttctaaaaaag AGCCACATGGACTCGTCTTCCAGGACATAGGCTTTAAAGTGTCCGAACactccttctgggactccaagAAGCTGTGCATGGACTCCAACGCGCTTCTAAATGTG GAGGCCCCACATGGCTGCATCTTTGTGATCGGGAACATTGGTGACTGCAAGCTGACGCAAAGTCAGTGGGCAAGGTTGATGGCCAGCATGAAG AGGAAGCAGATATTCCCATTTTTTGATATTCCCTATCAAGGCTTCTCCACTGGGGACCTAGAAGAAGATACTAGATTCTTACGATACTTTGTGTCTCGAGGCTTTGAGTTCTTCTGCAGCCAGTCTCTGTCCAAGACTTTTGGCATCTATG ATGAAGGAGTGGGGGTCCTGGTCGTGGTGGCCCTCAACAACCAGCTCCTGCTGCGCGTCCTCTCCCAGCTGATGACACTCACCCAGGCCCTGTGGCGAAACCCTCCTACTATGGGCGCTCGCATTATCACCTCCATCCTCTGTAACCCTGCTCTTCATGAAGAATG GAAGCACAGCCTGAAAGGACTTGTAGGGGACATCATGCTGGTCAAGGAAAAGGTGAAGGAGAAGCTCCGGCTCCTGGGAACCCCTGGCTCCTGGGATCACATCACAAATCAGAATGGGCCCCATAGCTATCTTGGACTCAACT CCAAACAGGTGGAATACCTGGTCAAGGAAAAGCATATCTACATCCACAAGAATGGCCGGATCAACTTCACTTGTATCAATGCCTGCAATATAGATTACATCACTCAGAGCATCAATGAAGCTGTCCTCTCCACCAAGGGCTCACCGTAA
- the GOT1L1 gene encoding putative aspartate aminotransferase, cytoplasmic 2 isoform X4: MPTLSVFLDVPLAQKPEDSLLKTYKQDDYLNKMFLAHRVCMTSQGQPWVSSVVHKVRLQIAQDPSLNYEYMPVTGMQSFIQASLKLLFGKHNPVIAENRVGGVHTVGDNGAFQLGAQFLKIWHQDSQIVYIISSKKEPHGLVFQDIGFKVSEHSFWDSKKLCMDSNALLNVVEEAPHGCIFVIGNIGDCKLTQSQWARLMASMKRKQIFPFFDIPYQGFSTGDLEEDTRFLRYFVSRGFEFFCSQSLSKTFGIYDEGVGVLVVVALNNQLLLRVLSQLMTLTQALWRNPPTMGARIITSILCNPALHEEWKHSLKGLVGDIMLVKEKVKEKLRLLGTPGSWDHITNQNGPHSYLGLNCGIPGQGKAYLHPQEWPDQLHLYQCLQYRLHHSEHQ, translated from the exons ATGCCCACCCTTTCAGTGTTCTTAGATGTGCCCCTCGCCCAGAAGCCAGAGGACAGCTTATTAAAGACCTACAAGCAAGATGATTATCTTAACAAGATGTTCCTGGCCCACAGAG TCTGCATGACTAGCCAAGGCCAGCCCTGGGTTTCTTCCGTGGTGCACAAGGTCCGACTGCAGATCGCACAGGATCCCTCTCTGAACTATGAGTACATGCCGGTGACGGGCATGCAATCGTTCATCCAGGCCTCCTTGAAACTCCTCTTCGGCAAGCACAACCCAGTCATTGCGGAGAACCGG GTAGGGGGTGTGCACACTGTTGGTGACAATGGTGCCTTCCAACTTGGGGCCCAGTTCCTCAAAATTTGGCATCAAGATTCTCAAATAGtttacattatttcttctaaaaaag AGCCACATGGACTCGTCTTCCAGGACATAGGCTTTAAAGTGTCCGAACactccttctgggactccaagAAGCTGTGCATGGACTCCAACGCGCTTCTAAATGTGGTAGAG GAGGCCCCACATGGCTGCATCTTTGTGATCGGGAACATTGGTGACTGCAAGCTGACGCAAAGTCAGTGGGCAAGGTTGATGGCCAGCATGAAG AGGAAGCAGATATTCCCATTTTTTGATATTCCCTATCAAGGCTTCTCCACTGGGGACCTAGAAGAAGATACTAGATTCTTACGATACTTTGTGTCTCGAGGCTTTGAGTTCTTCTGCAGCCAGTCTCTGTCCAAGACTTTTGGCATCTATG ATGAAGGAGTGGGGGTCCTGGTCGTGGTGGCCCTCAACAACCAGCTCCTGCTGCGCGTCCTCTCCCAGCTGATGACACTCACCCAGGCCCTGTGGCGAAACCCTCCTACTATGGGCGCTCGCATTATCACCTCCATCCTCTGTAACCCTGCTCTTCATGAAGAATG GAAGCACAGCCTGAAAGGACTTGTAGGGGACATCATGCTGGTCAAGGAAAAGGTGAAGGAGAAGCTCCGGCTCCTGGGAACCCCTGGCTCCTGGGATCACATCACAAATCAGAATGGGCCCCATAGCTATCTTGGACTCAACT GTGGAATACCTGGTCAAGGAAAAGCATATCTACATCCACAAGAATGGCCGGATCAACTTCACTTGTATCAATGCCTGCAATATAGATTACATCACTCAGAGCATCAATGA
- the GOT1L1 gene encoding putative aspartate aminotransferase, cytoplasmic 2 isoform X3, giving the protein MPTLSVFLDVPLAQKPEDSLLKTYKQDDYLNKMFLAHRVCMTSQGQPWVSSVVHKVRLQIAQDPSLNYEYMPVTGMQSFIQASLKLLFGKHNPVIAENRVGGVHTVGDNGAFQLGAQFLKIWHQDSQIVYIISSKKEPHGLVFQDIGFKVSEHSFWDSKKLCMDSNALLNVVEEAPHGCIFVIGNIGDCKLTQSQWARLMASMKRKQIFPFFDIPYQGFSTGDLEEDTRFLRYFVSRGFEFFCSQSLSKTFGIYDEGVGVLVVVALNNQLLLRVLSQLMTLTQALWRNPPTMGARIITSILCNPALHEEWKHSLKGLVGDIMLVKEKVKEKLRLLGTPGSWDHITNQNGPHSYLGLNCPVTITSQTGGIPGQGKAYLHPQEWPDQLHLYQCLQYRLHHSEHQ; this is encoded by the exons ATGCCCACCCTTTCAGTGTTCTTAGATGTGCCCCTCGCCCAGAAGCCAGAGGACAGCTTATTAAAGACCTACAAGCAAGATGATTATCTTAACAAGATGTTCCTGGCCCACAGAG TCTGCATGACTAGCCAAGGCCAGCCCTGGGTTTCTTCCGTGGTGCACAAGGTCCGACTGCAGATCGCACAGGATCCCTCTCTGAACTATGAGTACATGCCGGTGACGGGCATGCAATCGTTCATCCAGGCCTCCTTGAAACTCCTCTTCGGCAAGCACAACCCAGTCATTGCGGAGAACCGG GTAGGGGGTGTGCACACTGTTGGTGACAATGGTGCCTTCCAACTTGGGGCCCAGTTCCTCAAAATTTGGCATCAAGATTCTCAAATAGtttacattatttcttctaaaaaag AGCCACATGGACTCGTCTTCCAGGACATAGGCTTTAAAGTGTCCGAACactccttctgggactccaagAAGCTGTGCATGGACTCCAACGCGCTTCTAAATGTGGTAGAG GAGGCCCCACATGGCTGCATCTTTGTGATCGGGAACATTGGTGACTGCAAGCTGACGCAAAGTCAGTGGGCAAGGTTGATGGCCAGCATGAAG AGGAAGCAGATATTCCCATTTTTTGATATTCCCTATCAAGGCTTCTCCACTGGGGACCTAGAAGAAGATACTAGATTCTTACGATACTTTGTGTCTCGAGGCTTTGAGTTCTTCTGCAGCCAGTCTCTGTCCAAGACTTTTGGCATCTATG ATGAAGGAGTGGGGGTCCTGGTCGTGGTGGCCCTCAACAACCAGCTCCTGCTGCGCGTCCTCTCCCAGCTGATGACACTCACCCAGGCCCTGTGGCGAAACCCTCCTACTATGGGCGCTCGCATTATCACCTCCATCCTCTGTAACCCTGCTCTTCATGAAGAATG GAAGCACAGCCTGAAAGGACTTGTAGGGGACATCATGCTGGTCAAGGAAAAGGTGAAGGAGAAGCTCCGGCTCCTGGGAACCCCTGGCTCCTGGGATCACATCACAAATCAGAATGGGCCCCATAGCTATCTTGGACTCAACT GCCCTGTGACCATCACCAGCCAAACAGGTGGAATACCTGGTCAAGGAAAAGCATATCTACATCCACAAGAATGGCCGGATCAACTTCACTTGTATCAATGCCTGCAATATAGATTACATCACTCAGAGCATCAATGA